The following proteins are encoded in a genomic region of Desulfovibrio sp.:
- a CDS encoding SpoIIE family protein phosphatase, whose amino-acid sequence MHKLFHKWLFICIFPAFCLTLAASYLLQTRQAEENARHMLSSNLDDGEKYLRMVITNAAYIREISDAGALTKARAFAAIITQNPNILNVPTILHFLRKLLDVEELNVADDRGVIIASTGPFAGYDMASSPQSAAFLPALRDLDFALVQDIEERGADRMPFQYAGVARRDCTGIVQIGYSPKRLTAALRAAAVDQIAPRYHIGSNGFMAISIYGAVISTGNEAAIPLGANVDALGLIQPDGKGLVSILGKQYICQNIEVEGYTLFALLPRSEVFFSRDSMLLYIAACNLALFAVIFWMVSHLVKRLVINDVYRVNEDLQKITSGNLNVVLNERTTPEFGLLSDGINKTVQSLKAAISAAAGRIDAELEFARAIQCSSLPSVFPAYPEREDFDIFAVMRAAKVVGGDFYDFYLRDKNQLVIVVADVADKGIGAALFMMTAKTLIKSLAESGLSPAEIFTQANKRLTAHNDQDIFLTAFLAVLDLTTGRLVCANAGHEHPLIFRRAEGRHAWLEAGHGLPLGAMPNSRYREQTFQIAPGDRMLLYTDGVSEAENSRGERLGLSGIESAVLGTEQMDAEQTVQALLRRVDDFASGVEQADDITILALEFTGLAWDELLVTADDAHLETLLAFLEEKLKVAQCPAATLPMLLVTAEEVFANIAHYAYAPDQGTVLVRCRMRSGPFQAVMQFQDTGRPFNPLHQPDPDTSLPAEQRREGGLGIAMMRKIMSRVEYARTADGKNILTLWKQEDA is encoded by the coding sequence ATGCACAAGTTATTTCACAAATGGCTTTTTATCTGCATCTTTCCCGCCTTTTGCCTCACGCTTGCCGCATCCTACCTGTTGCAGACCCGTCAGGCCGAAGAAAACGCCCGCCATATGCTTTCCAGCAATCTGGACGATGGGGAAAAATATCTGCGCATGGTCATCACCAACGCCGCCTACATCCGCGAAATTTCCGATGCTGGCGCGCTGACCAAGGCGCGGGCCTTTGCGGCCATAATCACGCAAAACCCAAACATCCTTAACGTACCAACCATCCTGCACTTTTTGCGCAAACTGCTGGATGTGGAAGAACTGAACGTTGCGGACGACCGGGGCGTAATCATAGCCTCCACGGGCCCCTTTGCAGGCTACGACATGGCCTCCTCGCCGCAGTCAGCGGCATTTTTGCCAGCCCTGCGCGATCTGGATTTTGCCCTTGTGCAGGATATTGAAGAGCGCGGTGCTGACCGCATGCCTTTTCAGTATGCCGGGGTGGCCCGCCGCGACTGCACGGGCATTGTGCAGATCGGCTATTCCCCCAAGCGCCTGACAGCCGCCCTGCGCGCCGCCGCGGTGGATCAGATCGCCCCGCGCTACCATATTGGCTCCAACGGGTTCATGGCCATCTCCATTTACGGGGCCGTCATCAGCACGGGCAACGAGGCCGCTATCCCCCTTGGGGCGAATGTGGATGCCCTCGGCCTCATACAGCCAGACGGCAAGGGGCTGGTTTCCATTCTCGGCAAGCAGTACATCTGCCAGAACATAGAGGTGGAGGGCTACACCCTCTTTGCCCTGCTGCCGCGCAGCGAGGTGTTTTTCTCGCGCGACAGCATGCTCCTGTACATCGCGGCCTGCAATCTGGCGCTGTTTGCCGTGATTTTCTGGATGGTGTCGCATCTGGTCAAACGGCTGGTCATCAACGATGTGTACCGCGTCAACGAAGACCTGCAAAAAATCACGTCCGGCAATCTGAATGTGGTGCTCAACGAGCGCACCACGCCGGAATTCGGACTGCTCTCGGACGGCATCAACAAAACCGTGCAGAGCCTCAAGGCGGCCATCAGCGCCGCAGCGGGGCGCATAGACGCAGAGCTGGAATTTGCCCGCGCCATCCAGTGCTCCTCGCTGCCAAGTGTTTTCCCCGCCTATCCCGAGCGGGAAGACTTTGACATTTTTGCCGTCATGCGCGCCGCCAAGGTGGTGGGCGGCGATTTTTACGACTTTTATTTGCGGGATAAAAACCAGCTTGTGATCGTGGTGGCCGATGTGGCGGACAAGGGCATCGGCGCGGCCCTGTTCATGATGACGGCCAAAACCCTGATCAAGAGCCTTGCGGAATCGGGCCTTTCCCCGGCAGAAATATTCACGCAGGCCAATAAGCGCCTCACGGCGCATAACGATCAGGATATCTTTCTCACGGCTTTTCTGGCTGTGCTTGACCTCACCACCGGGCGGCTGGTCTGCGCCAATGCCGGGCATGAGCATCCGCTGATATTCAGACGCGCCGAAGGCCGCCACGCATGGCTTGAGGCAGGCCACGGCCTGCCGCTGGGGGCCATGCCCAATTCCCGCTACAGGGAGCAGACCTTTCAGATTGCCCCGGGCGACCGTATGTTGCTCTATACTGATGGCGTCAGCGAGGCGGAAAACAGCCGGGGCGAACGCCTTGGCCTCAGCGGCATAGAAAGCGCCGTGCTGGGCACAGAACAGATGGATGCGGAGCAGACCGTGCAGGCCCTGCTGCGCCGGGTGGACGATTTTGCCTCCGGCGTGGAACAGGCGGACGACATCACCATTCTGGCGCTGGAATTTACTGGTCTGGCCTGGGATGAACTGCTCGTAACGGCGGATGACGCCCATCTGGAAACACTGCTGGCCTTTCTGGAAGAAAAGCTCAAAGTCGCCCAGTGCCCTGCCGCCACCCTGCCCATGCTGCTGGTTACGGCGGAAGAAGTCTTTGCCAACATCGCCCACTATGCCTACGCCCCGGATCAGGGAACAGTGCTGGTGCGCTGCCGTATGCGCTCCGGGCCGTTTCAGGCCGTAATGCAGTTTCAGGATACAGGCCGCCCCTTCAACCCCCTGCACCAGCCGGACCCGGATACAAGCCTGCCCGCCGAGCAGCGCCGCGAGGGAGGTCTGGGCATTGCCATGATGCGCAAGATCATGAGCAGGGTGGAATATGCCCGCACTGCGGACGGCAAGAACATTTTAACCCTCTGGAAGCAGGAAGACGCCTGA
- a CDS encoding efflux RND transporter periplasmic adaptor subunit, whose translation MPLWLTVLALGCTKVEESGPAHAEVQYLVLGEEKLTLSSTLPGRVSALVTAEVRPQVDGIIIARLFEEGADIKKGQVLYRIDPAIYQAAHATARASLAEAKAAVTAIALLEKRQRRLITQHAVSQQELDNSISQHGQARARVARAEAELETAAINLAYTEIKAPVSGRIGAAAVTVGALVTARQASPLAVIQQIDRVYIDITQSSAEAIRLRRALAQGRISANGNTAKIRLTLEDGSPYTPVATAAHAGESAWIQGDLLFSEISVAQSTGSIMLRAVVDNPDGLLLPGMYVKATIEEGSVDKAVMIPQGAAFVNNTGGHSVYVLQKEGAEDGIYRLARRDVSIDRAYGNRWIVGAGLGAGDILVVEGFQKAAPGEFVRGVAAQTLQAKAAAPASTPEAR comes from the coding sequence ATGCCCTTGTGGCTGACCGTGCTCGCCCTTGGATGCACCAAGGTGGAGGAGTCTGGCCCAGCCCATGCCGAGGTGCAATACCTTGTGTTGGGGGAAGAAAAGCTGACCCTGAGCAGCACACTGCCGGGCAGGGTCTCCGCGCTGGTAACGGCGGAGGTTCGGCCTCAGGTTGACGGCATCATCATTGCGCGCCTGTTTGAGGAAGGTGCCGATATAAAAAAAGGGCAGGTCTTGTATCGCATAGACCCGGCCATCTATCAGGCGGCCCACGCCACGGCCAGAGCCTCGCTTGCGGAGGCCAAGGCCGCTGTTACGGCCATTGCCCTGCTGGAAAAACGCCAGCGGCGGCTGATCACGCAGCATGCCGTAAGCCAGCAGGAGCTGGACAATTCCATTTCGCAGCATGGTCAGGCCCGCGCCCGCGTTGCCAGGGCGGAGGCCGAGCTTGAAACTGCGGCCATCAACCTTGCCTATACAGAAATAAAAGCCCCGGTGTCAGGCCGCATTGGGGCCGCTGCCGTTACGGTCGGCGCTCTGGTTACGGCCAGGCAGGCATCCCCCCTGGCCGTTATCCAGCAGATTGACCGCGTCTATATTGATATAACGCAATCCAGCGCGGAGGCTATCCGCCTGCGCCGCGCCCTTGCGCAGGGCCGCATATCCGCCAACGGCAATACAGCAAAAATCCGTCTGACGCTTGAAGACGGTTCGCCTTATACGCCGGTCGCCACAGCGGCGCATGCTGGTGAATCGGCCTGGATACAGGGGGACCTGCTGTTTTCTGAAATATCTGTGGCGCAGAGCACGGGGAGCATCATGCTGCGGGCTGTGGTTGATAACCCTGACGGGCTGCTGCTGCCGGGCATGTATGTTAAGGCCACTATTGAAGAAGGCTCGGTGGACAAGGCCGTGATGATCCCACAGGGGGCCGCCTTTGTGAATAATACGGGCGGGCACTCTGTTTATGTGTTGCAGAAAGAAGGCGCGGAAGACGGGATTTATCGTCTGGCGCGGCGCGATGTGAGCATTGACCGCGCATACGGCAACCGCTGGATTGTTGGCGCGGGCCTCGGCGCTGGCGACATACTGGTGGTTGAGGGCTTCCAGAAAGCGGCCCCCGGCGAGTTTGTGCGGGGCGTGGCCGCACAAACATTGCAGGCTAAGGCTGCCGCCCCGGCATCAACCCCTGAGGCGCGGTAG
- a CDS encoding MerR family transcriptional regulator — translation MKKNLLTSGEFASLCGTQKGTLLFYEKEGLLKPRHVSENRYRRYGIEQYFEFDLLSMLKEVGSSLKEIKAHLHNMNGEDFLSFLQEKQLTAKKELRRVAQRRLMLKDMTACLREALNFEYDTMTVRHQKAERLEMTPTGANPSESQWELVQRFVEYNRGYEQQEEKPRYPFGIVFCLDDIWQDNYVERYYFTRVRRSTPPSLLHIKPEGKYAIMAHNGTDASHRLALADMLKKVSAAGLTMKSDVYVCDMMSYVMQEGGDCYAVKYAIRVE, via the coding sequence ATGAAAAAGAATCTGCTCACCTCAGGCGAATTCGCCAGCCTGTGCGGCACGCAAAAAGGCACCCTGCTGTTTTACGAAAAAGAGGGGTTGCTGAAACCCAGGCACGTTTCAGAAAACAGGTACCGCCGATACGGGATTGAGCAGTATTTTGAATTTGACCTGCTCTCCATGCTCAAGGAGGTCGGCAGCTCGTTGAAGGAAATCAAGGCGCATCTGCATAACATGAACGGCGAAGATTTTCTGTCATTCTTGCAGGAAAAACAGCTCACCGCCAAAAAGGAATTGCGCCGGGTGGCCCAGCGCAGGTTGATGCTCAAAGACATGACCGCCTGCCTGCGTGAAGCCCTGAATTTTGAATACGACACCATGACCGTGCGGCACCAAAAGGCAGAACGGCTGGAAATGACGCCCACAGGCGCAAACCCCTCAGAATCTCAGTGGGAACTTGTGCAGCGTTTTGTGGAATATAATCGCGGTTATGAACAGCAGGAGGAAAAACCGCGCTATCCCTTTGGCATTGTCTTTTGCCTGGATGACATATGGCAGGACAACTATGTTGAGCGATACTATTTCACCAGGGTGCGGCGCTCCACGCCGCCATCCCTCCTCCATATAAAACCTGAGGGGAAATATGCCATTATGGCCCACAACGGCACGGATGCCTCGCACCGGCTGGCCCTTGCCGATATGCTGAAAAAGGTCAGCGCCGCAGGCCTGACCATGAAAAGCGATGTCTATGTGTGCGACATGATGAGTTACGTCATGCAGGAGGGCGGCGACTGCTACGCGGTGAAATACGCCATCCGTGTGGAATAG
- a CDS encoding efflux RND transporter permease subunit: MAAFFINRPIFAWVIAIIIMLAGLLALGKLPVAHYPDIALPQISISAQYPGATASIVDRSVTQIIEQQIKGLDNLLHMKSTSSSSGGTEIILTFAAGTDADTAQVQVQNKVQQALSLLPDTVQRLGVQVSKAVDNSFMTVAFYDASDIMRPNDISDFVASSLVDPLSRVQGVGTITLYGSQNAMRIWCDPDKMRQYKLNPQDIVAAVRAQNAQVAGGQVGAVPAVPGQEINIAINASSSLETAEQFEQIQLRVEESGSAVLLKDVARIELNEESFMGVTFFNGHAGTGLAFKLSSGANVLQTTKGIKAELQSLAGFFPPGLKYAYADDRAPIVEKSIRSVVRTLFEAIALVVAVMFVFMQSYRATLIPAIAVPVVLLGVFAVFAATGFSINTLTMFGMVLAIGLLVDDAIVVVENVERLMRDEGLAPKEAALKSMRQITGALVGVAVVISAVFVPMAFMPGSTGAIFRQFSVTIVASMVLSVVVAIVLTPALCATMLRAHANGTGEGFFGRFNRWFAAFTERYTRGVNGMVRQPLRWGLIFAALAAGCLALFMLLPAAFLPDEDQGILFVDVQLPPGASLERTEKIVKEVDAYFRNEEKDSIESVMCVIGWGFSGSGQNSAMVFPLLKDWSKRGKGQSAFDVMERAMERFSSITGAEIFVMSPPAVMELGTSSGFELQLMDRGGKGHAALLNVKDALLESAAKSTAVTSVRYSGMADTEQYDLLIDNSKAGAYGLTRAEINSAISAYWAGEYINDFSDKGRTKKVYLQAEPSVRGGVGDFSRYYVRNGKDEMVPFSSFIGVKSVLASPSLTRYQGIPSVKIEGAAAPGQSTGQAMTAMEKSAASLPSGFDYAWTGLSYQQRVSASQAPLLYAVSIIVVFLCLAALYESWTIPLAVLLAVPTGIVGALGGVFLRGMNNDIYLQIALLTIIGLSAKNSILIVEFAREMHRGGKDLVAATVEASRLRLRPIIMTSLCFILGVVPLALSSGAGSGAQNALGTAVLTGMITATGLGIYYTPLFFIVVTRFFSGSGTAHGQTRRGHLWSSLREYLHLRPAKKETGK; the protein is encoded by the coding sequence ATGGCAGCGTTTTTCATCAATCGCCCCATCTTCGCCTGGGTTATTGCCATCATCATTATGCTGGCCGGGCTGCTGGCCCTGGGCAAGCTTCCTGTTGCGCATTATCCGGATATCGCCCTGCCGCAGATATCCATCTCTGCCCAGTACCCCGGAGCGACCGCGTCCATTGTTGACCGCAGCGTCACGCAGATCATTGAGCAGCAGATAAAAGGTCTGGACAACCTGCTGCACATGAAATCAACCAGCAGTTCCTCCGGCGGTACGGAAATTATCCTTACTTTTGCCGCGGGCACGGATGCCGATACGGCGCAGGTGCAGGTGCAGAACAAGGTGCAGCAGGCTCTCTCCCTGCTGCCCGATACAGTGCAGCGGCTAGGCGTTCAGGTATCCAAAGCCGTGGACAATTCGTTCATGACCGTGGCTTTTTACGATGCCAGCGACATCATGCGCCCCAACGACATAAGCGACTTCGTGGCAAGCTCGCTGGTGGATCCTCTAAGCCGCGTTCAGGGTGTTGGCACAATTACACTTTACGGTTCCCAGAATGCCATGCGCATCTGGTGCGACCCGGATAAAATGCGCCAGTACAAACTGAACCCGCAGGATATTGTTGCTGCCGTGCGCGCCCAGAACGCCCAGGTCGCGGGCGGTCAGGTGGGGGCGGTGCCTGCCGTGCCGGGGCAGGAGATCAATATTGCCATCAACGCCTCATCCAGCCTGGAAACAGCGGAACAGTTTGAACAGATACAACTGCGGGTGGAGGAAAGCGGCTCCGCAGTGCTGCTCAAGGATGTTGCCCGCATCGAGCTGAACGAAGAAAGCTTTATGGGGGTCACGTTTTTCAATGGGCATGCGGGCACGGGGCTGGCTTTCAAGCTGTCATCCGGGGCCAACGTTCTGCAAACCACCAAGGGCATCAAGGCCGAATTGCAGTCGCTTGCCGGATTTTTCCCGCCAGGGTTGAAATATGCCTATGCTGACGACCGTGCGCCCATTGTGGAAAAATCCATACGCTCGGTTGTGCGTACCCTTTTTGAGGCCATTGCGCTTGTTGTGGCGGTGATGTTTGTGTTCATGCAGAGCTACCGCGCCACGCTTATTCCGGCAATCGCCGTGCCTGTGGTGCTGCTTGGGGTGTTTGCGGTATTTGCGGCAACGGGGTTTTCCATCAACACGCTGACCATGTTCGGCATGGTGCTGGCTATCGGCCTTTTGGTGGATGACGCCATTGTTGTGGTGGAAAATGTGGAACGCCTCATGCGCGACGAGGGGCTTGCCCCAAAGGAAGCCGCGCTCAAATCCATGCGGCAGATAACCGGGGCGCTTGTGGGCGTTGCCGTGGTTATTTCTGCCGTTTTTGTTCCCATGGCCTTTATGCCGGGTTCCACCGGGGCGATATTTCGGCAGTTTTCCGTGACCATTGTTGCGTCGATGGTGCTTTCCGTGGTGGTTGCCATTGTGCTTACGCCTGCCCTGTGCGCCACCATGCTGCGCGCGCATGCCAATGGAACGGGCGAAGGGTTCTTTGGGCGCTTCAACAGATGGTTTGCCGCCTTTACGGAACGCTATACCCGTGGCGTGAACGGAATGGTGCGACAACCCTTGCGGTGGGGCCTGATATTTGCGGCATTGGCAGCTGGCTGCCTGGCTTTGTTTATGCTTTTGCCTGCGGCATTTTTGCCGGATGAAGATCAGGGAATCCTGTTTGTTGACGTGCAGTTGCCGCCGGGGGCCTCACTTGAACGCACGGAAAAGATTGTCAAAGAGGTTGATGCCTACTTTCGCAACGAAGAAAAGGATTCCATAGAAAGCGTCATGTGCGTTATCGGTTGGGGATTCAGCGGTTCCGGCCAGAACTCGGCCATGGTGTTCCCTCTGCTCAAGGACTGGAGCAAACGCGGGAAGGGGCAAAGCGCCTTTGACGTGATGGAGCGCGCCATGGAACGGTTTTCATCCATAACAGGGGCGGAAATATTTGTGATGTCGCCCCCGGCGGTCATGGAGCTTGGCACTTCCTCCGGCTTTGAGTTGCAACTGATGGATCGCGGCGGCAAAGGGCACGCGGCATTGCTCAATGTCAAGGATGCCCTGTTGGAAAGCGCGGCAAAATCCACTGCTGTTACCAGCGTAAGGTATAGCGGCATGGCCGATACCGAGCAATATGATCTGCTCATCGACAACAGCAAGGCTGGCGCTTACGGCCTGACCAGAGCCGAAATAAACAGCGCCATCAGCGCCTATTGGGCAGGCGAGTATATCAACGATTTTTCGGACAAGGGCAGAACAAAGAAAGTCTACCTCCAGGCGGAGCCTTCGGTTCGCGGCGGGGTAGGCGATTTCAGCAGATACTACGTGCGCAACGGCAAGGACGAGATGGTGCCGTTCTCCAGTTTTATCGGCGTAAAGTCCGTTCTGGCTTCCCCAAGTCTGACCCGCTATCAGGGCATACCGTCCGTGAAGATTGAAGGGGCCGCCGCACCGGGGCAAAGCACCGGGCAGGCCATGACGGCAATGGAAAAAAGCGCGGCAAGTCTGCCATCCGGTTTCGACTATGCATGGACGGGGCTTTCCTATCAGCAGCGCGTGTCCGCAAGCCAGGCTCCATTGCTGTACGCTGTTTCCATTATCGTGGTTTTTCTTTGCCTGGCTGCCCTGTACGAAAGCTGGACTATTCCGCTGGCTGTGCTGCTGGCTGTGCCCACGGGCATTGTGGGTGCGTTGGGCGGCGTGTTCCTGCGCGGCATGAATAACGACATTTACCTGCAAATTGCACTGCTGACGATCATTGGCCTGTCGGCCAAAAATTCAATCCTGATCGTGGAATTTGCCAGAGAAATGCACAGGGGCGGCAAGGATCTGGTTGCAGCCACGGTGGAGGCCTCCCGGCTTCGCCTGCGGCCCATTATAATGACCTCATTATGCTTCATCCTTGGTGTGGTGCCGCTGGCGCTCAGCAGCGGGGCGGGATCCGGCGCGCAAAACGCCCTTGGCACAGCGGTGCTGACAGGCATGATTACCGCAACAGGCCTCGGCATTTACTACACGCCGCTGTTCTTCATTGTGGTGACCCGCTTTTTCAGTGGAAGCGGAACAGCGCACGGTCAAACGCGGCGCGGGCACTTGTGGAGTTCGTTACGCGAGTATCTGCATCTGCGTCCGGCTAAAAAAGAAACGGGAAAGTAA
- a CDS encoding STAS domain-containing protein: MQVCKKLADGVLHVSIAGKIDTVTAPALDRDLQEDCGAADELVLDFSEVDYISSAGLRILLRLHKRMVQREGMRIIHANETVREVFSITGFVDLFTIE, translated from the coding sequence ATGCAGGTTTGCAAAAAATTGGCTGACGGCGTTTTGCATGTCAGCATAGCGGGCAAGATCGACACCGTGACGGCTCCGGCGCTGGACAGGGATTTGCAAGAAGACTGCGGCGCTGCGGACGAACTGGTGCTTGATTTCAGCGAGGTGGACTATATTTCCAGCGCAGGCCTGCGCATTTTGCTGCGCCTGCACAAGCGCATGGTTCAGCGCGAGGGCATGCGCATCATCCACGCCAATGAAACCGTGAGGGAAGTATTCAGCATCACAGGTTTTGTGGATCTGTTTACCATAGAATAG